The genomic interval CAATTAAACTTCATCCAAGAGTACAAAAAAAAAGATAAACAAGAGCATGATTCATGTTCTAATTTTCTACAATGATTTGGCAGTCCAAGAACAACTACAAAAATTTAAGTGTGGTGGGATTGTGATTTATTTGGCCAAAACCAAATCAGCCAACCAAAATGCACAGTAACTGGGTGTTTGGATTGCTACACTTCGaaacttgaatttagatttgtgtgcaTTTGAccaaaatatgatataaaattatacaaaatTCTGTTCAAATCCACAAAAATACAAATCCAActttaaatcttaaatttgaatttgtaggtatttgaagaaaatgaagttTAGGGGAAAGGACTTTGAGCCTTGAATTTGGATATATGTGAATATAAACAATATCAAACGCAAATTGAATTTTGTACAAATCCAAGGTATAAAGCCCATGCTCCCTAATTCAATTATATAGAAAATTCCTTCCAAAATTTTCAGTGAAAAAATAGAGCTTGAGAAAAGCTTGAATTTTTGGACTAAAAATGATTTGAATTCCTTTTCAATCATCTTATTGATAAAATAAGCCACCATCACTAGACTAAATAAGCCTAGTGATATGAAGGTAGAACGCACAACCGCCTCTTAACTCAGTTTGAATAGCAATATCTTAATATATTATGACACACAAAGGATCACCCTCCTCAATACCAAGTGGTAAGAATACTAGAGAGTAATTAGCCTTTAACAAGCACAGTTCGACAAAGTGAACCCAAAGGTCATCAGCCCAAATCAATGTGGTTCGAGTAATAGGAGTCCAACCTAATAAATGGAATCACTGTCTTATTATTTTTCTCTATAATAAACAAAAAACCTAATTCAAAATCCAAAACTTGAAAAGGCATCCTAATGGAAGTTTATTGTCTTGGAATTAAATTCCAAACTGAAAGGGTCAACAAACCTCTAAGAAGGCTTGTAGAACACCTCAGTTTGCCCTGGTCTTCTCTTTTGCAGGTTGGaacttaattttttcaaataaaattgataATCAACTCCATTCAAAGAACAAACAAAACATGCAACTACAAAAAGTATAAGCAGACATACacatgaccaaaatactgaatcATTTAGTTGAATAAAAATCAAGCATCATCAATTATAAAACACAAACTGATTAAAAGAATGAACTTTACACCACTATAGGTCCATAACTCAATTCCTAAGCCCATACCAAAGTATTAAGCAAgcaacaagaaaaatattagagaCATTTAGTGGGGGGATCAAGGATTttgtattgtgaaagaaaagaCAAGGAAAGGAGAACAAGGAGGAAATGTAATTTCCATTGTATTTTTTTACAGCAAGTagtattagaaataaaaatttattctgatatgattaaaaattaagaaaattcaaatgttattcatgtgtaaaatcaaaattttatttattgatttgttatatattttattttctcttttactTTCCTCAATAAACAAATGTGAAAAAgaaaattcctttatatttttctttccttttaataATATTATCCAAGTTCCAAACAGGCCTAAAAGGAATTAGACCATTAGTTTAAACTTGGGATGGCCCAAGATGCCTACATACTTATAAGAAGGAATGCCAAAACACAGACATGCACACACAACTAGAGCAACATGCATTCATTATGCAAATAGCAAACAAAGATTACCATAAAAAGAAATTGAATCCTGGTCATGCTCCTAACTAACCAAAACATAAATCAAAGGAATCAACATAACATCAAGAAGGAAATGAAAAATCCTTGTCATGCTACTGACCAATTATGCTCTATATGATAGAGTCGAGATAACatcaagaaaatgaaaaatcctaGTCATGCTCCCAACAATCATGCAACCAAGAAAATTGTTATAACATCAAGAAGAACTCCATGATGTGAGAGACAAAGTACAGTATCACAAAGACTTATGCTTTAAGTAACAAAACAAAAAAGACAAGCACAAACCTCATATTGTTCAAGCAAAGCTGCAAAAAGTGTTCCAATTCTGAAGATTGCAAATTTCTGTCCAACACAGGCCCGTACACCAGAACCAAAAGGGAGAAAAGCTGCAGTTTCATTTGGATCGTTCAAAACAAATGAGCTTTGCCCTGGATCCGCAAGTTCCTCTGGAGCGCCTAAAACACAAATATTGATAGTCATTGATTATAGACAAATGCCATACAAAGGTTTACAGTTGGCACATGGATATCATGGACACCATAAATTAATTTAGGGTTCTTCTATATCATGGATCTGCAGCTACAATGCCGTCCAAACATGTTCAATGAAGCAGATAGGGGCAATGATATTCAAATGAATTAAGCTGAACAAGCCAGCATATGCAGAATCTTATCCGGTTCacatcaataaaaatataaagaagtTTGACGGTAAGTGAGTACAGGGTCATTTCCAAAGTGTTGGCCTCACAGAAGAAGGAAGTGGGATGCAGTTGACCCTCACCAAAATGCTTTTGTTGAAGAGAGACAAATCATTGATACTGCCTTAATTGCCCAAGAAGTAAATACTCAAATAAAAAATAGAGTAAGGAATACTGATCAGCAAGCTTGATATTGAGAAGGATTATGATAATGTTTTCTGTGAATTTCTTCCCTATATACTTGAAAGAATGGGCTTTGGTACTGTATGGTATCTGTGGACAAATAAGCATACATCTTCGTGATGTTTCCCCATTATATTTATTAAAACATTTAGAAATCTAGGGTAGGAAGAGCTGCTATCCCCTCTGTTGTTTATTTTGGTAAAGGAGGTAAAAGGTATCAGTAAAATTCTGTACGGGGCTGCAGAAGCAGGTTCACTAGAAGGGTTTGCAGCTTCTGAGAAGGGTAGGGAGATGAGGGTAACTTGTTCACTGTTTAttaataccattttttttttttttgtgaaggaGGTCAAGCAAATTTGTAGACTAATATGTTTTACTTTTTTGCTCGCAGCAGTCTGTTGGCTCAAGACTAATTAGAATAAGAGTGAAAAAATAACTTGATGAAGGGGTTGAAGGAAGATTGCTGGACAATGTTGCAGGGTGTAAGTTAAGGTTCCTACCCTTGATGCACTAGGGATGTGCCCTTGGAGCTGACTTTAGAGAGAGGAGTATGTGAGATCCTATGGTCAAGAAGTTCAAAGAGAAAACATCTAGGTGAAAATTATTGACCTCAAGTGGGGAGACTGGCACTCAAAACTTTTAGTCTCTTTCCCTTAACGACAGTCTTGATGGCAAAGAGATCGTGTGATGTGCAAAAGAGGTTCTTTTGGGTAATGTGATTTCACATAGCACTGGGTTAAGACGGAGGTCAAATGGCCTCTCAAAATAAGGGGTTTGGGCATCAAATCCTTTATGCATTTTAATAAAGCCATTTTTGGAAAACAGATCTGGCATTTAGTGGAAATAGAGCATCTGTGGAGGACGCTATTGTGGCCAAGTATGGGCAGGAGAGGAATGGGTGGGCCTCTAATGAGGGTCATGTGGAGTAGGGATGTGGAAGTGGATTAGGAAAGAGTGGGAAGATTTATGGCACATGGAGTTTGAGGTGGGTAATGGCAGTCTCTATTGAGATGATAAGCAGTGTGGTAATAGCCAAACACAATTCCCTGGTCTCTTTATGTTGGCAAGTGACAATGCAATGCCTTGGCAAACTACAAGTGGTCTATGGTGAACGTATAGTTTGGAGAGAAATCTTTGAGAGGCAAGCTTGAGATTCATGGAAGATTCCTCAAGTTTCTTCTAACTTCCTGCACTAGAAGGCAATAGATAGTCAAGATGAGGATATAGCCACATGAAGAtttagtaagggaaataactTCAAAGTAAACCTACGGCAAGGAAACTGAAAATAACAGTAGGGGTAATGGTCTGGCTAATTTTCTCTGAGCGCTATAGGAAGTCTGGGGGCACTACTGAAGTTCCTTTTTCCCCCCTCTTTTGGTTGGGAGGCAGCCTGGAAGATAATCTTCGAAAGAGGGGGAAGATTTTGGTAAGCAGATGTTTTCTCAACAAGGGGGCAGCAGAGATAAGTCTGCTGTGGTGGAACAGGAAGTTTTGGTGATGTGATACATGATTTTGTCCATCTCTCAGGTGGTTATGGATTTGGTAGCCCAGGGGTTGTTGTCTTGGACACAGAAAAAGGTGGCTTGTATAGGGGAAGAATTTTATTGTGTTAATCCCTCGCCCTTTTTAGGGTTGTGCTGAAGGAAAGGAGGAAGAGACTGTTTGAGGGACAAAAATTTGCTCCCAAGATTTGGAGATATGTGATTAAGAACTTAAATTTTGATATCTTGAGAGTAGAAAAGTGGATGCAGAATCCATTGAGATTTTGTTGATTCTTTTCTTGTATATGATTGTTGTTTTGTACACAGGGTCAGTTTTCTTTGTTAATACTTTTATCTTGCATGccaaaaaaatgcaaaaaactGAATCAATTGGTGATGCACAATTCAATCACCTAAACTGTATGGAccataattaaaaataaaatacactaCATGGACCAAAATGAGAAATACGATTACACAAGAGAACATGATTTCAGTAAATAGAGAGAGGAAACAGACAGGAGCAAAACCTGTGAGGGCTTCCAAGTGAAGTAAATCAGATATCTTTCCAGCATTCAACAGAAAACGATAAGGATTAAACTGGCCAGCATCCTTCCCCCAGCTAGAATCATCTGTCTGTACTAACTGTATAGGCACAACGAGCAGTGTTCCAGATGGTATTGTCACGCCACCTTTAAGATTCAAATCTGGCAGGATAACAGATATACACATGAACAGTCAAGAATGTACAAAGCAGCTGTTCAGAAAGCCTCATTAGAAATGAAGATTGCAAAAACCAAACTGCAGACCATatccaacccccccccccccccccccaccccccccaaaGGGATTGGGACAAGGAGGAACAGGGTTAAGAAGACAGTATAATTCATCTTAAATGATATAGAATATAGATAAAAATACTCAAGAACCACATCTTTTTCTATCAACACCCTTAGAATTATAAAACAAGTTCTTCATGCAGATCAGGAAAATTCAGTCCATGCATAGAACTGATCATAGATGGAGTAAAATtatatctttctttctttctgtgTACATACGTCTATATAAATAAACCAAACTGACCCTCCAACATATCAATATGCAacatattcttcttcttcttcttcttcttttgcaaaCAGACCATCCAACACAGAATGACAGATGAAAACAACCTAATTCATGGGTTTGCCAGTACAACCCCTCTCCCCCACCccacaaaaagaaaaacaaaaaaaaaccaaaaaacaaaacaaaaatgaagAAACAAAGACAACTACAAGTACTGCTACTGAATCCTGGCTGATCCACATCAGCCTGGACATGTCCATGCCTGTTTGAGATCTAGCTACAAAGTATAAATACAGAAATTCTCTTTATCCTATTCCCATTGTACATTTATAAAAACAAATCATAAATTTCAAACTATGTTGAATAACCAAAGCTTACACACAAGTGAATGCATATGAATTGAATTTTTAATACGTTGATGAATGGGGACGGAGCTTTTGAGGACTCAGAAAAGGATTAGGATTCCAAGACAGATATCCTAGGGCAATATAGCATGTGCAAAGATAATGTAAACTTCATACCCAATCAAATGGAATAGGTGGACAAACACATGAAAGCAACTCCAAGATAATGCAAGTTTCCTATCCATTCAAATGCGACAGATGGGCAACACATGAAATCAACTGCATGATAATGTAACTCACATATCCAATCAAATGCAATAGATGGACAACAAATGAAAGCAACTCCATAGTCCATACCATATTTGAGGGAGCACCTTTGTAGCAAAGGTCCTGCAGGCAGGAGACGAGCAGATTCATATACAGTTGCCAACAAAAAAGGCATCTTATTAACACCTTGTTGATCTTGTTTCTGTGATCCTTTTCGCACCATAATTATCTCCTCATAAATCTGCAGAAAACCAAAATAAGTGGAACGCATAAATTAAGCCACCAAATCAATGTTCTTGATGAATAAGTGGGTAAAATGAACGACCtcaactcaatgataggtctctccttttatttataatatatatgaagtacaattggaatgaccataatacccttactatcTTACACTTATTGCAAAACAAACTCTAACAATTAAtaacaatgctaaatgactaaataaccttcaacacttcccctcaagctggagcatatatatcatatgctcctagcttgttacaaatgaatttcacacgagcacctccTAAGTTTTTAGTGAACAAATCATCAAGATGAAACtcaaacttcacatgagtggttgtaatgagcttctgtacaagtttctctcgaataaaatggcaatcaatttcaatgtgctttgtctacTCATGGAGGacagggttggaggcaatatgaatagcagcttgattatcacgcatcaactccataggctaagaaagtggaaaacctagttctttcaacatggtCTTCAGGCAAGCAAGTTCACATATAAGGTAcgccatagccctatattctaACTTAGCACTCAGAGACGCCAAATTACCACCGACAAAGATACAAGACCAGATTGTGGATCCTCAGTCAaaagtaggggtgtacaaaaattactgaaaaaccgAAAACCAAACCGAAATCACAAGCGGTTCGATTTTTCGGTATTTGGTTTCTGTTTCAATcttagaaaatataaatttttgatttcagttttcggtttcggtttccaAAATATAACCAAACTGAAAAACTAAAAAAAccgatttaaatttaaattatatataaattaatataatcaCTTAATTGGTATGTTAATACATGAttggtttatttaatatttagaaattaaaaTGCCCAATAGATTTTCAACAACCCTTGTGAAAAGCAATTGTTGAATATGTAGAAAATTAgttaaaaaccaaaaaaaccaTAACCAAACTGCCTCGATTCTCCAAGGGATAATAAATTCGATTCAATTTCAGTTTCGGTTTGGTAATACTAAAAACTACAAGGTTCGGTTATGTTTTCGATTTAGCCTATAACCGAACCGTAATAAACCGATTACAACCATAGTTAGAAGGTGACTCGGttaatctgcatctgtatatccttgaatataagtgtgaccccaATCTttatataaaagacctctcctttgtgcacctttgagatatctcaaaatgtgaattactgcatcccaatgacttgttctcGGAGAATTGAGAAgctaactcacaacacttgttgcaaaggaTATATCTAGTCGggtgattgtgagataattcaactttccaacaaatcTCCAATACTGacctgggttaggcaacaaatcacccatatctgacaCTAACTTACTCTCGGGATCCATGAGGGTATCAAcaagtttggatcccaatagcTCCATCTCATCTAAAatatcaagaacatactttctttATGACAATACAGTTCCTATACGAGATCTCAAttcttctatacccaagaagtacttcaatggtcctaAGTCCTTGGTTTATAACTTACTttgtaggaaaagctttaggtctTGGATGCCTCGATCATCATCTTTAGTGATGACAATGTCATCCACATtcacaataagcaaaatcctaccaaatggagtatgacgataaaaaaaaaaaaacaaagtgatCTATTGCACACCATGACGagcaaactcaagtactacaacactaaaatggccaaaccatgcccttggagattgttttaatccatacaatgatttcttaagTCGACATACCGAGCTTGACTCCCCCTGAGccacaaacccaggtggttgctccatagaTACCCGgtcctcatgaagatcaccatgtaggaaagcattcttcacatctaactgatgtcaAGGCCAATGACAAGTCGTcgctaaagaaatgaacaaatgtACCGAGGCAAGTTTAGCGATCAGAGAGACTGTGttagaataatccaaaccatacacttgaacataccccttagcaacaaggtggACCTTCAAACAAGCCACGGAACCATGaggattgactttcacagtgtacaCCCATCGaaaaccaaccacaaacttattaGGAGAAAGAGGTaacaaatcccaagtatcattatcatgtagtgcatgcATGTCTTCAACCATTGTTGTCCTCCTCCCaaaatgggatagggcttcagaaatagattttGAAAGAACAACAAAAGacagagtactaacaaaacaataataaaagGGTGACAAAAATCATAACAATCAACATTAGAGATCGAATATTGTATACAACTGCGTTTGCCTTTTCAAACAactataggaggatcaacatcataaAAAATAAGATCATCCAACAAGGAAACTAGAGGCACAATAGTAGAAGCTGGAGGAGACACTTCCCCCTTGAGTCGCCATGTGTATatctgcaaattgggatgatccaaacGACAAGAAGGACTCCaactagatgaagatgtaggaggattgggcataGATACTAGGTTTGGATCTAGAAGGTAAGGTAGAGGAAAAGACTCattaaggtcaacaaaactcaaggaatcaaTAGTAGTATCGTGTAGACTAAAAGAAGGAGACATTGGCAGAGACAAAaaatcgatgtaaagtaggactataacatcgatatccaTTTCTTTTTTAGTATAGGAATAGCCCAAAAAGATATATTTGATAGCACGAGGAAACAACTTATCCATTCCTAGAGTTAACTAATAGACAAAGGATacacaaccaaatatacaaggaggaagggagaacaaaggagccttagggaagataactgaatatgggattttgCCACCAAGGAcaggatgacattttattgatgagggagcaagttgtgagcacaacatcactccaaaaaactttagggacattcatttgatacaatagggtacgagtgacttcaaATGTCTATTTTTTAGCTCTCAGGCCTGATGGATCATACCAAAGCTgtcatataagtactgaattgggTATCGAAGTGCTCCTTACCACTATCACTATGAAGTATCTTGAttggcatatcaaattgagtctttatttagGAACAAAatgcacaaaagatatcaaataACTCAAAaagatctttcattaaatataatcaaGTCATCCTAAAGTAGTCATCaaaaaatgtaacaaagtaccgaaaccctaactttgatgtgacatgactaggaccccaaatatcaaaatgcactagcatgaaaggactaaccactcGTTTATTAACTCAGGACGCAAAGGGAACCCAAAGATGCCTACCCAATTGACAAGACAcgcactcaagattagacacagaaCTCAATGTAGAAACCAACTATTTCAACTTATCTAGAgatggatgaccaaggcgacgatggatttgaagtggtgtagctgcgACTATGTAGGCAATGGGTAGAGAGGGCGACTCAAAATAGTAAGGTCCACAAGCCTCATGTCCTATGTCAATTATCTTTcttgtcttcaaatcctaaataaccacaaaatcaggaaagaatgtgatagaacaatttagtgacttcgtaagcttactaactgaaatgagattgaaaggagatttagaAATGTATAAAACAGAAGAAAGATGGAATGAGAAGGATTTACTGTTCTTATCCTCTCAACAGTAATAGTGGATTCATCAACATCAATAaattgaggtagatttttaggatactggATATCATAAAAGAAATTGGTTGCACTTGTTATATGGTAAGTGGTAGCAAAAtcaataacccaaggactagtaggaaggataccaGATGACGTATAGTAGGATTACCTTTTTGGGCAAAAGAAGCAATGTGAGAAGACACTTGTGGAGATGACTAatactgtagaaaccttgaatactcctccttTGATATAGTCACGGTATGTGGTTCACTCAAACAAGCGATTAACAaaggaaccatacttttgggatttgcagaCTCCATCTGAACATTCACAAACTCGAACCAATATAGTTGGAACAATCaaaacaaccacgaacaaggtgaccaaccatgaacaagtcacaaataaatcagtacaagaCTGCCCCAGCACCAAGACTCTCAAACaaagccccaagaaagcaacttAGAGCACTGAAACAATTGGAGAAGTGAACCACTAAAACTACCATATAGAAATCACCAACTAAATTATATAACATTGCCATAGCCTCACAGAAAACAGTTTATGACCACTGTCACTGCTCCAAGAAAGTCACCAGTGACTGTTATTAACGCTGAACAACAACTGACAAATTACCACGAGTGCAAGGCtaaacaaagattggatctttgagcaaaacatatgtccaacagcttgatattttgatatatggaaggaattagatcattgaattaaaaaaaaaaaaacacagcaaatcccactaTTTCAGACCCAGTAAGCTTGATTGGATCACTGCTGGATCATTTCAGGTCAAAACCATGCCTGAAAGTGGTTTCACGTGCCAACGCATGGGGTCAGCCCTGGCAGCCTTTGTCCAGCGCATGAGGGCGCATGGGACACTGCCTGGAGGTGGGATTTCAGTGGAGGGCAGATCcgcagtgtctgtgggtgactatggtgttggTTTTGACAAATCTATAGTGGATTTGATGTTCTCAAACCGGCAGTGTTGCCCAGAAAATTCCAGTGACTGGTCTTACTTTCtgctgctgctggctgttttctagggtTATAGCATCACTGAAAAATTTTCTATGATGATAGATGTGCAGCGGATTTTGGGTTTCAAGCTTCGGTTTAATGGTCGTaacacttagggtttaggtttcagaatcatgctctgataccatgttgaataattgggtaaaatggaagacctaaactcaatgataggtctctccctctatttataatatatgtccagtacaattggaatgaccataataccctaaaTAACTTACACTTAATACAAACCGAACTCTAACAagtaataataatgctaaatgactaaataaccattaacagttCTTTGTCACACCACTAAAAAAATCCATTTACTactaatatacacacacacaatctctctctctatctctctctctcacacacacgcAGAAGAAACGCATCAACTGTTCAATAACATTTCTTCTTTCCCCACTAAAAAGAGACGGCACAAAGAGGTTCTAACTTTTAAATGGACCCTAAATAAATAACAAAGCACATATGTAAAGGTGTAAAAGTAAAAAAGTCAGCAGTTCAAAATTCTGCAAAAGCCTCACTACTTTACATTAGATTGAAGATAAGGATTGGATGCTATGAGCAGAAAAATATGCAACAAATATACTGTCAAAGTTTGATATAAATAGTTGGCCCATAACCTaataacttaaacttttaggtaaagtggtactACAACACAGTTCTAATTTTGTTGCCAGCCTTAGTTCCcgtggttaaaaattatttatccagTGCAATGGGTGTTACTTATCATTTATTGTGGATACATTATATGAGCTGTTTGAGAGAACTATTGTTTGTATCAATTTGTTAATATTGAGGGTTAGTGCATGCATGCGCTTTTCATTGTGTTAGATATTCCCTAGAAGGTTAAGCCTAATTCAGAGTTGCTTCAACACCGCCTTAGTAAATAAGCCAACTACTGTGCATAAGAGCCATACAACATCCATGCAAAAGCAACATTGTGTTAAGTACTCAAAATGATAAAAAAGGAATCAGGGAAAGAAAAGACATCTACCTTGTCCTGTATTTCTGGATGGGTTGCAAGCCTAGCCAAGATGTTACCAATTAGAATTGCACTTGTTAGGCACCCATGAAACATTACACCCATAATATTTCCACATGGCTCTTCTTTGGCATCAAGAAGGTGATCAAGCCCACGTAATAATATGTTACCCAGAGTTGCACAGCCAGATGATGGTACATCATGTTCACCCTCCATTTCAAAATTTGCAGTTTCATTATGGGCTATTTTATCCATTTgacaaaataatttacaattttgtCTGCACTGTTGAATAATGTCTTGAGTTAAGCATTTTAACTTTATGCACAAATGCTGATACCTCCAAAATCCTCGTTTCCAGAAAGGAATAATCCGATAAGAGGCCCAAAAGCAAGCATCCTTTGCAATATTCATAAGCAGCTCTTCATAGACAGTTGCCTTAGGCCAAGCCAAGAATGCATCCCCAAACAGTGTGGTTCCCAAGATGGCAAAAGCCATATGTTGAGAAATCATTTGACAATCAAGACTTCCTACAGTCATCATATCCTGAATTCTTTCCATTACACAATCCAAAACCTTCATAGGAATGGCATTTGTTCCCTCAATCAACTTGCCACTTAATTCCATTGCAAGTGATTCCCTTCTCTCGTGGACCTGAAAATgatgagaaaaatatatattcaaggtAAAAAATTGATGTGTCAAACAATGTAGCACTACCCCCATATAATTTATTTATCCATTACACCCCATCAAATTGACATTGTGCACATAGGGGCAGGAACTCAATATACTATTCACTATTTCACTGTTCTTTGGCAATGAATCTCTGGCAGCTTATTCAGAGCTATGTCATGCCAAAATGTTTAAGATAAGACGGCTAAAATTAGAAAGCGGCACAACTTTTGAAGAACAGAGAAAACATTCTTCCCAAATTGCTTTTTCCTATGAACACCCATTAACATCTTTGTTTCcacatttttatttcaatttttacagTTTCTAATTTGAAATGGGTTTGGTTGGCTGCTGTACAATGCCTGCATACCGCTTTCTTGCATTTTATattaatatcaatatttttttataaaatttatataaacaaaattttacctaacacaaaaaaaaaaaaaaaaaacctgtacTAGAGGTGCATAAGTATACAAAACAATCAAACATAAACACATGCTATCAACATACACTGC from Malania oleifera isolate guangnan ecotype guangnan chromosome 9, ASM2987363v1, whole genome shotgun sequence carries:
- the LOC131163641 gene encoding uncharacterized protein LOC131163641; amino-acid sequence: MDPALLDSAKAAAGGGAQEKSLLREYAERELNAILWFLLIAITALLLRKVVKLFVLWAKGAKIPGPPCPSFYGHSSLVTDSKFPRNLPDLLQDSHEKYGSIVKLWLGPAQLLVSVKDPTLIKEMLLKAGDKVPMTERAFRLAFGRLSLFASSFDKVHERRESLAMELSGKLIEGTNAIPMKVLDCVMERIQDMMTVGSLDCQMISQHMAFAILGTTLFGDAFLAWPKATVYEELLMNIAKDACFWASYRIIPFWKRGFWRYQHLCIKLKCLTQDIIQQCRQNCKLFCQMDKIAHNETANFEMEGEHDVPSSGCATLGNILLRGLDHLLDAKEEPCGNIMGVMFHGCLTSAILIGNILARLATHPEIQDKIYEEIIMVRKGSQKQDQQGVNKMPFLLATVYESARLLPAGPLLQRCSLKYDLNLKGGVTIPSGTLLVVPIQLVQTDDSSWGKDAGQFNPYRFLLNAGKISDLLHLEALTGAPEELADPGQSSFVLNDPNETAAFLPFGSGVRACVGQKFAIFRIGTLFAALLEQYEVRLDEGSNNDQKSIMNDPVLPLPPTPKIIFARRNGQTK